Proteins from a genomic interval of Beijerinckia indica subsp. indica ATCC 9039:
- the rpmD gene encoding 50S ribosomal protein L30: protein MTTSTNRITIEQVKSPIGRPGSQKATLIGLGLNKIGRRSSLEDSPAVRGMIAKVAHLIRVIDGQ from the coding sequence ATGACGACCTCAACAAACCGCATCACGATCGAACAGGTCAAAAGCCCGATCGGCCGGCCAGGCTCGCAAAAGGCGACCCTGATTGGACTCGGTCTCAATAAAATTGGTCGCCGGTCCTCGTTGGAGGATAGCCCGGCGGTTCGCGGAATGATCGCTAAAGTGGCGCATCTGATCCGCGTCATTGACGGGCAGTGA
- the rplO gene encoding 50S ribosomal protein L15, translated as MKLNDISDNPGSSKSRMRVGRGIGSGKGKTCGRGVKGQKARTGVAIKGFEGGQMPIHRRLPKRGFWNPFSTDYNEVNLGRIQTAIDAGKLNVALPVTIEALVEAGVCAKARDGVKILGNGELKAKLTFEVASASKTAVAAIEQLGGSITLLKAQPAAAEA; from the coding sequence ATGAAACTCAATGATATTTCCGACAATCCTGGCTCTTCCAAATCGCGCATGCGGGTCGGCCGTGGTATCGGCTCCGGCAAGGGTAAGACCTGCGGACGTGGTGTGAAGGGTCAGAAAGCCCGTACCGGTGTGGCGATCAAGGGCTTCGAAGGCGGTCAGATGCCGATTCATCGGCGCCTGCCAAAGCGCGGTTTCTGGAATCCTTTCTCGACTGATTATAACGAAGTCAATCTCGGGCGTATTCAGACCGCGATTGATGCCGGCAAGCTCAATGTGGCGCTTCCCGTCACCATTGAAGCGTTGGTCGAAGCCGGTGTCTGCGCCAAGGCGCGCGATGGCGTCAAGATTCTTGGCAATGGCGAACTCAAGGCGAAGCTGACATTCGAAGTGGCTTCCGCTTCCAAGACAGCGGTTGCCGCGATTGAACAGCTCGGCGGCTCGATTACGCTGTTGAAGGCTCAGCCGGCTGCTGCTGAAGCTTGA
- the secY gene encoding preprotein translocase subunit SecY, with the protein MVSAAEQLASNVNWGAFSKATELKQRIWFTLGALIIYRLGTYIPLPGIDPAAFEANFTGNRQGVLELFNMFAGGAVQRMAIFALNIMPYISASIIIQLLTSVLPALETLKKEGEAGRKVMNQYTRYLTVILAAFQAYGIAVGLESQAGVVTEPGFFFRISTVLTLMGGTMFLMWLGEQITSRGIGNGSSLIIFAGIVAAFPSAILNTLELGRQGAISTGVIIGVIIMSIAVIAFIVFMERAQRRVLITYPKRQQGNRVYEGQTSFLPLKLNTSGVIPPIFASSLLLLPTTIANFSQNQGGTGILATVSAYLAHGRPLYMAAYVALIVFFAFFYTAIVFNPVETADNLKKHGGFVPGIRPGERTAQYIDTILMRITVLGAAYLAVICLLPEILISYAALPFYFGGTSLLIVVSVTMDTVAQIHGHLQAHQYEGLIKKAKLRGKRK; encoded by the coding sequence ATGGTTTCGGCCGCGGAACAACTTGCATCCAATGTCAATTGGGGGGCCTTTTCTAAAGCCACCGAGCTCAAGCAACGCATCTGGTTTACCTTGGGCGCACTGATCATCTATCGGTTGGGAACGTATATTCCCTTGCCGGGCATTGATCCTGCGGCTTTCGAGGCGAATTTTACCGGTAATCGGCAGGGTGTTCTCGAGCTTTTCAATATGTTCGCGGGCGGCGCCGTGCAGCGCATGGCCATTTTCGCCTTGAACATCATGCCGTATATTTCGGCCTCGATCATCATCCAGCTTTTGACCTCCGTGCTTCCTGCGCTGGAAACCCTCAAGAAAGAGGGGGAGGCGGGCCGCAAGGTCATGAATCAATACACCCGTTACCTGACGGTGATTCTGGCGGCGTTCCAAGCCTATGGCATAGCGGTCGGCCTCGAGAGCCAAGCGGGCGTCGTGACGGAACCTGGGTTCTTTTTCAGGATCAGCACCGTCTTGACCCTGATGGGTGGGACGATGTTTCTCATGTGGCTGGGCGAGCAGATCACCTCGCGCGGCATCGGCAATGGATCCTCGCTGATTATTTTCGCGGGTATTGTCGCGGCTTTCCCCTCGGCCATCCTCAACACTTTGGAACTCGGACGTCAGGGAGCCATTTCAACCGGCGTGATTATCGGCGTCATCATCATGTCGATCGCGGTGATCGCCTTCATCGTCTTCATGGAAAGGGCGCAGAGGCGCGTCCTGATCACTTATCCGAAGCGACAGCAAGGCAACCGTGTCTATGAAGGTCAGACGTCGTTCCTACCTCTCAAGTTGAATACGTCTGGTGTGATCCCGCCAATTTTTGCCTCTTCCTTGCTGCTTTTGCCGACGACGATTGCCAATTTCTCGCAGAATCAGGGTGGCACCGGTATTTTGGCGACGGTCTCGGCCTATCTCGCACACGGACGGCCGCTTTATATGGCTGCCTATGTCGCCTTGATCGTTTTCTTCGCTTTCTTTTATACGGCAATCGTTTTCAATCCGGTGGAAACAGCTGATAATCTCAAGAAGCACGGGGGATTCGTCCCGGGGATCAGGCCGGGAGAGAGGACAGCGCAATATATCGATACGATTCTCATGCGCATAACGGTGCTGGGCGCGGCCTATCTGGCAGTGATCTGTCTTTTGCCGGAAATCCTGATTTCCTATGCCGCGTTGCCGTTTTATTTCGGAGGCACGTCGCTCTTGATCGTTGTCAGTGTCACCATGGATACAGTGGCCCAGATTCATGGACATCTGCAGGCCCATCAGTATGAGGGTTTGATCAAGAAGGCAAAATTGCGGGGGAAACGGAAATGA
- a CDS encoding adenylate kinase, whose protein sequence is MRLILLGPPGAGKGTQSERLREQCKIPQLSTGDMLRAAVKAGTPIGLKAKAVMDAGGLVSDDIVVGIVADRIEEPDARNGFILDGFPRTVKQAEALTTMLHEKKMDLDAVIELVVDENALLARIEKRAKETLAAGGTVRADDNPAAFKTRIDTYREQTAPVSAYYASQGVLKTVDGMADIDTVTAAIDKILKA, encoded by the coding sequence ATGAGGCTTATTCTTTTGGGACCGCCTGGCGCTGGCAAGGGGACTCAATCGGAGCGTTTGCGGGAACAATGCAAAATCCCGCAGCTTTCGACAGGTGATATGCTGCGCGCAGCCGTGAAAGCCGGCACGCCGATCGGTCTGAAGGCCAAGGCCGTGATGGACGCGGGTGGTCTGGTGTCCGACGATATTGTGGTCGGCATTGTTGCGGATCGGATCGAAGAACCTGATGCGCGCAACGGATTCATTCTCGATGGCTTCCCGCGGACGGTCAAACAAGCGGAAGCCCTGACCACTATGCTCCACGAGAAGAAGATGGATCTCGACGCGGTCATCGAGCTTGTCGTTGATGAAAACGCGCTTCTGGCCCGGATCGAAAAGCGCGCCAAGGAAACTTTGGCGGCGGGCGGCACCGTGCGGGCGGATGATAATCCAGCCGCTTTCAAAACGCGTATTGATACTTATCGTGAGCAGACCGCTCCGGTTTCGGCCTATTATGCCAGCCAGGGCGTCCTGAAAACAGTGGATGGGATGGCCGATATTGATACGGTGACGGCTGCGATCGATAAAATTCTCAAAGCCTAA
- a CDS encoding RrF2 family transcriptional regulator, whose amino-acid sequence MLTKKGKYGLKAMVHLAGRPLGEATLVTDIAVANEIPKKFLDTILGELRNAGFVNSRKGKGGGYTLARPAHEIMVGHIVRVLDGPLAPIQCASKTSYRRCDDCADEKKCTVRLLMLEARNAIAMVLDNRSLAEMRALAETDDADLMYYI is encoded by the coding sequence ATGCTCACTAAAAAAGGAAAATACGGTCTCAAAGCCATGGTGCATCTCGCCGGGCGGCCGCTCGGCGAAGCGACCCTGGTCACGGATATTGCTGTCGCTAATGAGATCCCGAAGAAATTTCTCGATACTATTCTCGGGGAATTGCGCAATGCGGGTTTCGTCAATTCCCGCAAGGGCAAGGGAGGCGGCTATACACTCGCCCGGCCGGCTCATGAAATCATGGTCGGTCATATCGTCCGTGTGCTCGACGGACCTCTGGCCCCCATTCAATGCGCCAGCAAGACGTCCTATCGTCGATGCGACGATTGCGCTGACGAGAAGAAATGTACCGTGCGGCTGCTGATGCTGGAGGCCCGGAACGCCATAGCCATGGTTCTCGACAATCGGAGTCTCGCTGAAATGCGGGCGCTTGCCGAAACCGATGATGCCGACCTCATGTATTATATTTAG